The following are encoded together in the bacterium genome:
- a CDS encoding OmpA family protein, producing the protein MAEKEAAEIRVIKRGKSHAGHHGGAWKVAYADFMTAMMAFFLVMWIVGLSQNIKQSVAGYFQDPVGFMKAVQGGKAPFCVSDLDKGGPGTKPQEAAADRVRLAKTKQTLENIVAGTPEFKNIKQYVDIRLVNEGLEIDLLDAKESMFFDSGSAKVKPATKQLLGRLSQELTKLPNNVIIEGHTDNRPLARSDGYTNWELSADRANSARQIMESCGLREKQIDQVRGYAATHPRDSAHPESYTNRRVSIIVVLKGMGEVPTVGTAVDKAIGTKTKAIDSSDPVGISGSK; encoded by the coding sequence TTGGCCGAAAAAGAAGCAGCTGAAATACGGGTTATTAAGAGGGGCAAATCGCATGCAGGCCACCATGGGGGCGCATGGAAGGTGGCTTACGCCGACTTCATGACCGCCATGATGGCGTTCTTCCTGGTCATGTGGATCGTCGGGCTGAGCCAGAATATCAAGCAATCCGTTGCGGGTTACTTCCAGGACCCAGTGGGCTTTATGAAGGCAGTTCAGGGAGGCAAGGCGCCATTTTGTGTTTCAGACCTGGACAAAGGTGGTCCCGGCACAAAACCCCAAGAGGCAGCGGCGGACAGAGTGCGCTTGGCCAAGACGAAACAGACACTGGAAAATATCGTAGCAGGCACCCCAGAGTTTAAGAATATTAAGCAGTATGTTGACATCAGGCTTGTAAACGAAGGGCTTGAGATAGATCTGTTGGATGCAAAGGAGTCCATGTTTTTTGACAGCGGCAGCGCCAAGGTCAAACCCGCAACAAAACAACTTCTAGGTCGTCTTTCTCAGGAACTGACGAAACTGCCGAACAACGTGATTATCGAGGGGCACACAGACAATCGCCCGCTTGCGCGTTCAGATGGCTATACTAACTGGGAACTCTCAGCCGACCGTGCAAACAGCGCCAGACAGATCATGGAGAGCTGTGGCCTGCGCGAAAAACAGATAGACCAGGTGCGCGGTTATGCTGCTACTCATCCGCGCGATTCTGCACATCCTGAAAGCTACACAAATCGACGTGTGAGCATCATTGTCGTACTCAAGGGGATGGGCGAAGTGCCCACTGTCGGCACTGCTGTCGATAAGGCTATCGGCACGAAAACAAAGGCTATAGACTCGTCCGATCCGGTCGGCATCAGCGGTTCCAAATAG
- the miaB gene encoding tRNA (N6-isopentenyl adenosine(37)-C2)-methylthiotransferase MiaB, whose translation MTTTDLKFIVFTWGCQMNEDDAEQIANILMSMGYSPTDDERQADIAMLVTCSVREKPEEKAKSKLGILREIKADKPEMIIGVCGCMAQREGEKLKKGRPYLDLVVGTANIWQIPSLIQDIQYNRKFKSALDLPETIADTLTIPPRVDRAGQALKSFVPVMYGCNNFCAYCVVPYVRGRERSRPLADVVAEVERLASNGRKEVTLLGQNVNSYGATLDDHVDFADLLYAISGIAGIERIRFTTSHPKDLSDRLIEAMRDLPNVCEHIHLAVQSGDDEVLRRMNRKYTSDHFRERVAALKNAVPDIAITTDFLVGFPGETDEQFANTLRLAEDIRFDAAFMFAYNVIPNTAAANLDGQLTKKVKNERLGRLIDIQNRITCEINASQVGNIYEVLVEGVSQKDRTRITGLTRQNKTINFKGDESLVGKLVNVKAIECHLYGFIGMSCDGY comes from the coding sequence ATGACCACCACTGACCTCAAATTTATTGTATTTACCTGGGGCTGCCAGATGAATGAAGACGATGCCGAGCAAATAGCAAACATTCTGATGAGTATGGGCTATTCGCCTACTGACGATGAGCGCCAGGCCGATATAGCGATGCTGGTCACATGCAGCGTTCGAGAGAAGCCCGAAGAGAAAGCCAAGAGCAAACTCGGCATTCTCCGTGAGATCAAGGCCGATAAGCCCGAGATGATAATAGGTGTCTGCGGATGTATGGCTCAGCGCGAGGGCGAAAAGCTCAAAAAGGGCAGGCCATACCTCGACCTTGTGGTCGGCACGGCCAATATCTGGCAGATTCCCAGCCTGATACAAGATATCCAGTATAATCGCAAGTTCAAATCCGCGCTGGATTTGCCGGAAACGATTGCCGATACTCTGACAATCCCGCCCAGGGTCGACAGGGCAGGGCAAGCTCTCAAGAGTTTTGTGCCGGTGATGTATGGCTGCAACAATTTCTGCGCATACTGCGTGGTGCCATATGTGCGTGGACGTGAGAGGAGCCGGCCTCTGGCCGATGTGGTTGCCGAGGTCGAAAGACTGGCGTCAAACGGCCGCAAAGAGGTGACTCTATTAGGCCAGAATGTCAACTCATACGGCGCCACACTTGACGATCATGTCGATTTTGCTGACCTGCTATATGCTATAAGCGGCATAGCGGGTATCGAGAGGATCAGGTTCACGACTTCTCACCCCAAAGACCTTTCCGATCGCCTGATAGAGGCCATGCGCGACCTGCCCAATGTCTGCGAGCACATCCACCTTGCCGTCCAGTCGGGCGATGACGAGGTCCTTCGGCGGATGAACCGCAAATACACGTCGGACCACTTCCGTGAACGTGTCGCTGCGCTGAAGAATGCAGTGCCGGATATTGCAATTACCACCGATTTCCTGGTAGGCTTTCCTGGTGAGACAGACGAGCAGTTTGCAAACACGTTGCGTCTGGCTGAGGATATCAGGTTCGATGCGGCATTTATGTTTGCATATAATGTGATCCCGAACACAGCCGCCGCAAATCTGGACGGCCAACTTACAAAGAAAGTCAAAAATGAGCGCCTCGGCCGTCTCATAGATATCCAAAACCGTATTACTTGTGAGATCAATGCGAGTCAGGTCGGCAACATATACGAAGTCCTGGTCGAGGGCGTGAGCCAGAAGGACCGCACGCGCATCACGGGTCTCACTCGCCAGAACAAAACGATAAACTTCAAGGGCGATGAGAGCCTTGTGGGAAAACTGGTTAATGTAAAAGCCATAGAATGTCATTTATATGGCTTTATAGGCATGTCATGTGATGGATATTAG
- a CDS encoding NUDIX domain-containing protein translates to MDIREIATINNRIYEITWHGTHILPPRSQITQVSAVCYTSSKQIVMISSDGLHWGIPGGHPESDEPLDIALSREVREEACCEIEKAQLLGWQHVCDLDNNSIHYQLRYCCLVSVHAFNPEHEITYRQLVPPDQFLCILEYGKSKLAVEMLRLAQKIVTNTS, encoded by the coding sequence ATGGATATTAGGGAAATAGCAACAATTAACAATAGGATTTACGAAATCACTTGGCATGGTACGCATATTCTTCCACCACGCAGTCAGATCACACAAGTAAGTGCTGTTTGCTATACTTCCAGCAAGCAAATTGTAATGATCAGTTCTGATGGTCTACACTGGGGAATACCGGGCGGCCATCCGGAGAGCGATGAGCCTTTGGACATTGCTTTAAGTCGGGAAGTCAGGGAAGAAGCCTGCTGTGAGATTGAAAAGGCGCAATTGCTTGGTTGGCAGCATGTGTGCGACTTGGACAACAATTCTATTCATTACCAGCTTAGGTATTGCTGTCTTGTAAGTGTTCATGCATTCAACCCTGAACACGAAATCACTTATCGTCAGCTAGTACCTCCTGATCAATTTCTGTGTATACTAGAATATGGGAAATCAAAGCTTGCTGTAGAGATGCTCCGGCTCGCGCAGAAGATAGTAACAAATACAAGCTAA
- the mutS gene encoding DNA mismatch repair protein MutS, whose amino-acid sequence MQAKKVTPMVAQYQAIKDQYPDVILMFRLGDFYEMFGEDAEVASRELEIVLTSRSQGYAADVPMCGVPYHAVERYVARLISKGYRVAICDQLEDPKKTKKIVKRGVTRVVTPGTILEDGMLDAKANNYLVALASEPDIYGVAVVDVSTGEFAVTEIDAKHGSQKLIEELGRLSPAEVLIKEMELDLSDPIRRTTGAAVTRYEDNSIYRKSAKEMLTEHFHTDSLRGFGAEDMSAGLEAAAMVIDYLKQTNANALQSISTMSTYSTSGFMVLDAAARRNLELTHSMSADTRGASLLSIIDKTRTAMGGRTLRKWLDQPLLDVRQINKRLDSVEELYNDAMMRGEVREILGSVQDLERLMSRIVAESANARDLVGLAQSLKQLPRLVNALQNVSTERLKTLSAAIEFLDPLIELIDKAIVPDPPILIREGGIIAEGYNADLDELRHASRDGKSWIASLEADERVRTGIKNLKVGYNSVFGYYLEVTKSNLSLVPEDYIRKQTTTNAERFITPGLKEMEAKVLGADEKAAELEYKVFCEVRSAVADEALKVAKVARAVAEIDVLACLAEIASIKSFVKPTVTDDDVLRIKNGRHPVVEHFIEERFVPNDTLVNCDSDQLLIITGPNMAGKSTYLRQVALIVLLAQMGSFVPADEAEIGVVDRIFTRVGAHDELASGQSTFMVEMNETANILNNATRRSLIVLDEIGRGTSTYDGLSIAWAVAEEINRLGAKTLFATHYHHLNDLEKQLDGIKNYRIAVREEKDRIVWLRKIMPGGTDKSYGIEVARLAGLPNEAIERAKEILKDLESNGAASRATGKGAKVSAKRETLQLTLFEGEKHPVVEEIEKLDVATMSPIEAMNKLYELQKQVLKI is encoded by the coding sequence ATGCAAGCTAAAAAAGTCACTCCCATGGTGGCTCAATATCAGGCCATCAAGGATCAATATCCCGATGTAATACTGATGTTCCGCCTCGGTGATTTCTACGAGATGTTCGGCGAAGATGCCGAGGTTGCCAGCCGCGAGCTTGAGATAGTGCTCACCAGCCGCTCCCAGGGATATGCTGCGGATGTGCCTATGTGCGGCGTGCCGTATCACGCCGTGGAGCGATATGTCGCCAGGCTCATCTCCAAGGGCTATCGTGTGGCAATTTGCGATCAGCTCGAAGACCCCAAAAAGACAAAGAAGATAGTCAAGCGCGGCGTCACTCGTGTGGTCACGCCCGGCACAATCCTCGAAGACGGCATGCTTGACGCCAAGGCCAATAATTATCTGGTCGCTCTGGCCAGCGAGCCGGATATATACGGCGTGGCGGTGGTCGATGTATCCACAGGCGAGTTCGCAGTGACCGAGATAGACGCCAAACACGGTTCACAGAAGCTTATAGAGGAGCTTGGCAGGCTCTCTCCGGCGGAGGTCTTGATAAAGGAGATGGAGCTTGACCTCTCCGATCCGATACGTCGTACGACGGGTGCGGCAGTCACTCGGTATGAGGACAACTCGATATATCGCAAATCGGCCAAGGAGATGCTCACCGAGCACTTCCATACCGATTCTCTTCGGGGATTCGGTGCTGAGGATATGAGCGCGGGTCTGGAAGCGGCTGCGATGGTCATCGACTACCTCAAGCAGACCAATGCCAATGCGCTTCAATCCATATCTACTATGTCCACATATTCGACCAGTGGTTTTATGGTATTGGATGCTGCGGCACGGCGCAATCTTGAGCTTACTCACTCTATGTCCGCCGATACACGTGGAGCTAGTCTGCTTTCTATCATAGACAAGACCCGCACTGCCATGGGCGGCCGCACATTGCGCAAATGGCTCGATCAACCTCTGCTCGACGTTCGTCAAATCAATAAACGCCTTGACAGTGTGGAGGAATTATATAACGATGCGATGATGCGTGGTGAAGTCCGCGAGATACTCGGCAGCGTTCAGGACCTCGAACGACTGATGTCACGAATAGTAGCTGAGAGCGCCAATGCGCGCGATCTGGTTGGCCTTGCACAGTCATTAAAGCAGCTTCCGAGACTGGTGAACGCCCTTCAAAACGTGTCGACTGAGCGTCTTAAAACTCTTTCCGCTGCCATTGAATTTCTTGATCCGCTGATTGAACTCATAGACAAAGCAATCGTGCCCGACCCTCCTATTTTGATCAGAGAAGGAGGGATCATCGCCGAGGGATATAATGCTGATTTGGACGAACTACGCCATGCATCGCGTGACGGCAAGAGCTGGATAGCGAGTCTTGAAGCGGATGAACGTGTGCGCACGGGCATTAAGAACCTCAAGGTGGGCTACAATTCAGTCTTCGGCTATTACCTGGAGGTCACCAAGTCCAATCTGAGCCTGGTGCCCGAGGATTACATACGCAAGCAGACCACCACCAATGCCGAGCGCTTCATTACACCCGGTCTCAAGGAGATGGAAGCAAAGGTTCTTGGTGCGGATGAGAAAGCCGCAGAACTGGAATACAAAGTTTTTTGCGAGGTGAGAAGCGCTGTAGCCGACGAAGCCCTTAAGGTCGCCAAGGTTGCGCGTGCAGTTGCTGAGATAGACGTATTGGCCTGCCTTGCTGAAATCGCATCAATAAAGAGTTTTGTCAAACCCACTGTCACTGACGACGACGTGCTTAGGATCAAAAACGGACGCCATCCAGTGGTCGAACACTTCATTGAGGAGCGCTTTGTTCCCAACGACACTCTGGTCAACTGTGATTCAGACCAACTTCTTATCATCACCGGACCGAATATGGCGGGCAAATCGACTTATCTGCGTCAGGTTGCGCTTATTGTGCTGCTGGCTCAGATGGGCAGCTTTGTGCCGGCGGACGAGGCCGAAATAGGTGTGGTAGACCGCATCTTCACGCGTGTCGGAGCGCATGACGAGCTTGCCAGCGGGCAGTCGACATTCATGGTCGAGATGAATGAGACTGCTAATATATTGAATAACGCGACGCGGCGGTCCCTAATCGTGCTCGATGAGATAGGACGTGGCACATCCACCTACGACGGCCTGTCGATTGCGTGGGCGGTTGCTGAGGAGATCAACAGACTCGGGGCCAAGACCCTTTTTGCCACGCATTACCATCACCTCAATGACCTCGAAAAGCAGCTTGATGGGATTAAGAACTACCGAATCGCGGTTCGAGAAGAGAAAGACCGTATAGTCTGGCTCCGCAAGATCATGCCCGGCGGCACGGACAAAAGCTACGGCATTGAGGTCGCAAGGCTTGCCGGTTTGCCCAATGAAGCAATAGAGCGGGCTAAGGAGATTCTCAAAGACCTGGAGTCTAATGGTGCTGCCTCACGAGCGACCGGCAAAGGCGCGAAAGTGAGCGCAAAGCGCGAGACTCTTCAACTGACCCTTTTTGAAGGCGAAAAGCACCCGGTTGTCGAAGAGATCGAAAAGCTGGACGTTGCTACTATGTCTCCTATAGAGGCCATGAACAAGCTCTACGAACTGCAGAAGCAAGTGCTTAAGATATAG
- a CDS encoding CatB-related O-acetyltransferase, producing MTDKYKGNIPNPQLVYPRVNDKSTCYLKNVITNPNITVGEYTFYNDPEHCLDFERRNVLYHYPINNDKLIIGKFCSVACGARFIFNSANHTLKSLSTYPFPIFYDEWNGGFKVNDAWDNKGDIVIGSDVWIGYEAVIMAGVSIGDGAIIGTRALVTKDVPPYAIVGGIPAKLIRYRFDQSAIQRLLALQWWNWDAGKIAANLPYIQNADIDALEKAE from the coding sequence ATGACTGATAAATATAAAGGCAATATCCCTAACCCGCAGTTGGTCTACCCGCGCGTAAATGACAAGAGCACATGCTACCTCAAAAACGTCATTACAAACCCGAACATAACAGTCGGCGAATACACTTTCTATAATGATCCTGAGCATTGTCTTGATTTTGAACGTCGAAATGTCTTATATCATTATCCTATCAATAACGACAAGCTTATCATCGGCAAGTTTTGTTCGGTTGCCTGCGGCGCCAGGTTCATATTTAACTCGGCAAACCACACACTCAAGTCTTTGTCGACTTATCCGTTCCCGATCTTTTATGATGAATGGAATGGTGGCTTCAAGGTCAATGATGCATGGGACAACAAAGGCGACATTGTTATCGGCAGTGATGTGTGGATAGGATATGAGGCGGTGATTATGGCAGGTGTCAGCATAGGCGATGGTGCCATTATCGGAACCAGGGCTCTGGTCACAAAAGATGTTCCGCCATATGCAATTGTAGGCGGTATTCCTGCAAAGTTGATTAGGTATCGCTTTGATCAATCTGCTATCCAGAGACTACTGGCCTTGCAGTGGTGGAATTGGGACGCGGGTAAAATTGCAGCTAACCTGCCATACATACAGAATGCGGATATAGATGCACTGGAAAAAGCTGAATAG
- the mutL gene encoding DNA mismatch repair endonuclease MutL, with protein MEDVIKNRISLLDEHTANRIAAGEVVERPASVVKELVENSIDAGASSITIVLEEGGKDLIKIVDNGCGMIRDDAVLSLQRHATSKIRDAEDLESIHTLGFRGEALPSIASVSVIEMITKTESTDGVRLEVEAGTINNLESVGAPHGTTISVKKLFFNTPARLKFLKTSQTELSHITEIVGWFAMAYPSIHFRLTHGGREVLLSPGTGIRLNSITQVMGKDIAKQLAPVKFETLVMKVEGFVSNPQLTKINRRDQVFFVNGRPIKSRTVTHALDQAYRGLLQPGRFAVAVLFIDLVPELVDVNVHPTKTEVKFSRENEVHSAVYKAVNEALMAGAAAPTIANSDTAQQHRPVPDYTPKPARQGSFVEHSETDIESFKQALAERREAAISESDNDDPFVWTKGQGVPVEESPVPEADSNFIRTVSLNGVKVIGQARNLYIIAQCDDGVLIIDQHIAHERVLFERMMKSREESGIAVQGMVVPITLSLSAKESAVVTQRLEEIRKSGYALEPFGQNTFVMRGAPANVKLEEAESTLRDMIQELVDLSISKHLLVRPDQVLITASCKMAIKAGELLTMPEMERLVDDLMKTNNPFVCPHGRPIIISLSNWELDRKFHRI; from the coding sequence TTGGAAGATGTAATAAAAAACCGAATATCCCTCCTTGATGAGCACACCGCAAACCGTATAGCGGCTGGCGAGGTTGTCGAACGCCCGGCTTCAGTGGTAAAGGAGCTTGTCGAGAACTCCATTGATGCAGGAGCATCCTCAATTACTATTGTGCTCGAAGAGGGCGGCAAAGACCTTATCAAGATAGTAGATAACGGCTGCGGCATGATCCGTGATGACGCCGTGCTCTCCCTCCAACGCCACGCCACATCCAAGATAAGAGATGCTGAGGACCTGGAATCAATCCACACTCTCGGCTTCCGCGGGGAGGCCCTTCCTAGCATAGCGTCGGTCTCGGTTATAGAGATGATTACAAAGACTGAATCGACAGATGGAGTCAGGCTGGAGGTTGAGGCAGGCACTATCAACAACCTTGAATCAGTCGGTGCGCCTCATGGGACCACGATATCTGTGAAAAAACTCTTCTTCAACACCCCGGCACGGTTAAAGTTTTTAAAAACTTCTCAAACAGAGTTGTCCCATATCACTGAGATCGTCGGCTGGTTTGCCATGGCATACCCGTCAATTCATTTCAGACTGACCCACGGTGGCCGCGAAGTATTGTTATCGCCCGGCACCGGTATCCGGCTCAACAGCATAACCCAGGTGATGGGAAAAGATATAGCAAAGCAGCTTGCTCCGGTTAAGTTCGAGACACTGGTAATGAAAGTCGAGGGTTTTGTCTCCAACCCTCAGCTTACCAAAATCAACCGCCGTGATCAGGTCTTCTTTGTAAACGGCAGGCCTATAAAGAGCCGCACAGTCACTCACGCTCTAGATCAGGCGTATCGGGGTCTCTTGCAGCCTGGACGTTTTGCTGTGGCGGTGCTCTTTATCGACCTTGTGCCCGAGCTTGTGGACGTCAATGTCCACCCGACCAAGACCGAGGTCAAATTTTCTCGGGAAAATGAGGTTCACAGCGCGGTCTATAAAGCTGTAAATGAGGCTCTTATGGCTGGCGCAGCCGCTCCAACTATAGCAAACTCGGACACGGCGCAGCAGCATCGTCCAGTGCCGGATTATACGCCAAAGCCAGCCCGCCAAGGGAGTTTTGTTGAGCATTCGGAGACCGACATTGAGTCATTCAAGCAGGCTCTGGCCGAGAGACGAGAAGCAGCCATATCCGAATCCGATAATGATGACCCGTTCGTCTGGACGAAAGGGCAGGGCGTTCCGGTTGAAGAGTCTCCTGTGCCAGAGGCAGATTCCAATTTTATTCGTACAGTCTCGTTGAATGGAGTGAAAGTTATAGGTCAGGCCAGAAACTTATACATTATTGCACAATGTGACGATGGAGTGCTCATCATAGACCAGCATATTGCGCATGAGCGGGTGCTCTTCGAGCGCATGATGAAGTCGCGTGAGGAGAGCGGGATTGCTGTGCAGGGGATGGTTGTGCCTATCACACTTTCACTGAGTGCAAAAGAGAGCGCAGTCGTTACTCAGAGGCTCGAAGAAATACGAAAATCGGGCTATGCGCTTGAGCCGTTCGGACAGAATACATTCGTTATGCGCGGCGCTCCCGCAAATGTGAAACTGGAAGAGGCCGAAAGCACCCTGCGTGATATGATCCAGGAACTAGTGGATTTGAGTATATCCAAACACCTGCTCGTCCGCCCGGATCAGGTCCTGATTACCGCATCATGCAAAATGGCCATCAAGGCCGGTGAGCTACTTACTATGCCTGAGATGGAACGGCTTGTCGATGACCTGATGAAGACCAACAATCCCTTTGTATGCCCGCACGGCAGGCCGATTATAATAAGCCTCTCGAATTGGGAGCTTGATCGCAAATTTCACAGGATATAG
- the der gene encoding ribosome biogenesis GTPase Der, which yields MDKPLVAIVGRPNVGKSTLFNRIVGRRIAIVEDTAGITRDRIYAEAEWNNREFVMIDTGGILLNESDPLKSEVTVQAQVALDEADVILFMVDATTGITPGDEDIAERLRGSQTPVLLVANKADNDAREQDAAEFYGLGLGDIHPVSSLNGRAVADLLDDVVKSLPEEGKEPAYPEDAIRIAIIGRPNVGKSSLVNAILGEKRAIVSDIPGTTRDAVDTVLRRGDEEIVLIDTAGIRKSGKIQGSVEYYTVLRAVRAMERADVAMIVIDAADGLRDGDKRVAGFAHDAGRACVVVVNKWDLVSEEDMRKFAADVHRQVPFLDYAPVVFTSAVESTGIVDAVDTAIDAASNHAMRIPTGELNRIVQEAVDEHPYTRKGKDLRVKYATMTDVKPPTIVIFVNNPDLAHFSYVRYLENRIRREYLYEGTPLRIIIRKAKKER from the coding sequence ATGGATAAACCTTTGGTAGCGATAGTCGGCAGGCCGAATGTGGGCAAGTCGACTCTTTTTAACAGAATAGTGGGCCGCAGGATTGCAATTGTCGAGGATACAGCCGGTATCACTCGTGACCGAATTTATGCCGAGGCCGAGTGGAACAACCGCGAGTTCGTTATGATCGACACCGGCGGAATTCTGCTAAATGAGAGTGACCCGCTGAAGTCGGAAGTGACTGTCCAGGCACAGGTGGCTCTTGATGAGGCCGATGTGATCCTGTTTATGGTCGATGCCACGACAGGCATTACTCCCGGTGACGAGGACATAGCCGAGAGACTCCGCGGATCGCAGACGCCTGTGCTGCTGGTCGCAAATAAGGCGGACAATGACGCCCGTGAACAGGACGCCGCCGAGTTTTATGGGCTGGGTTTGGGCGATATTCACCCCGTGTCATCACTTAATGGAAGGGCTGTCGCCGATTTGCTCGACGATGTGGTAAAGAGCCTGCCTGAGGAAGGCAAAGAGCCTGCATACCCCGAAGACGCCATCCGAATTGCGATAATCGGCCGACCTAATGTGGGCAAGTCTTCTCTCGTAAATGCAATCCTCGGCGAGAAACGCGCTATAGTCTCCGACATACCCGGCACCACGCGCGACGCGGTCGATACCGTGCTGCGGCGCGGTGATGAAGAGATAGTGCTCATCGACACTGCCGGGATCAGAAAATCGGGAAAGATTCAGGGTTCGGTGGAGTATTATACCGTGCTGCGCGCTGTCAGGGCCATGGAGCGTGCAGATGTGGCGATGATTGTGATCGACGCCGCGGACGGTCTGCGTGACGGCGACAAACGTGTTGCCGGTTTTGCACATGATGCGGGCAGGGCATGCGTTGTTGTCGTGAACAAGTGGGACCTGGTTTCCGAAGAGGATATGCGCAAGTTTGCAGCTGATGTGCACAGACAGGTACCATTTCTGGACTATGCTCCAGTTGTGTTTACATCGGCAGTCGAGAGCACGGGGATTGTCGATGCGGTAGATACTGCGATTGACGCCGCCTCAAACCATGCTATGCGCATTCCGACCGGCGAGTTGAACAGGATCGTCCAGGAAGCCGTCGACGAGCACCCATATACGCGCAAAGGCAAGGACCTCAGGGTCAAATATGCGACCATGACGGATGTCAAGCCTCCGACCATCGTGATCTTCGTCAATAACCCCGATCTTGCGCATTTTTCGTATGTGCGGTATCTTGAAAACAGGATACGCCGGGAGTATTTATATGAGGGCACTCCGCTGAGGATTATCATACGAAAAGCGAAGAAGGAGAGATAG
- the plsY gene encoding glycerol-3-phosphate 1-O-acyltransferase PlsY, translated as MKVALALVLCYLIGSIPFGVIMGRLRGIDIQKVGSGNIGATNVLRSIGVVPAIIVFTLDAFKGCAAVLICESLNMGHVGQYIVVAGALLAIMGHSFSIFLKFTGGKAVSTSLGVIIGLNWTIALIAFVIWVVVVAVTRYVSLGSMIGAISVPAMMFFWKSQHVAPAYLALAILASLGIVIKHKSNIRRLLSGTESKIGQKVDTTKEKEAVSK; from the coding sequence TTGAAAGTTGCACTGGCGCTTGTGCTGTGTTATCTGATCGGGTCGATCCCGTTCGGCGTAATTATGGGTCGACTGCGCGGAATCGATATTCAAAAAGTCGGCAGCGGAAACATAGGCGCGACCAATGTCCTTCGCTCAATTGGTGTCGTTCCTGCGATCATAGTATTTACTCTCGATGCGTTCAAGGGGTGCGCCGCTGTCTTGATATGCGAATCGCTGAATATGGGGCATGTCGGCCAGTATATAGTAGTTGCAGGCGCTCTGCTTGCGATTATGGGTCACTCATTCTCGATATTTCTTAAATTTACTGGCGGCAAAGCAGTCTCCACAAGCCTTGGCGTTATCATCGGACTCAACTGGACAATAGCGCTGATAGCATTCGTGATATGGGTTGTTGTGGTAGCCGTCACCAGATATGTATCGCTTGGGTCTATGATCGGCGCAATATCCGTTCCTGCAATGATGTTTTTCTGGAAGAGCCAACATGTGGCGCCGGCATATCTGGCGCTGGCGATATTGGCTTCCCTTGGGATTGTGATAAAGCACAAGTCCAATATCAGGCGGCTTTTGAGCGGCACAGAATCCAAAATCGGTCAGAAAGTTGATACCACGAAGGAAAAGGAAGCGGTTTCTAAATGA
- the amrA gene encoding AmmeMemoRadiSam system protein A has protein sequence MNSPHVMLAMSAIDSYLHEGSLPGVPADIPNELLTTRAGAFVCLKCDGQLRGCIGTIEPVMDSLALEIMENAVSAATRDPRFMPVELRELDGIDCSVDVLSPSEPVHDLIELDPKRYGVIVESEGRRGLLLPDLDGVDTAEQQIDIARRKAYIHSHEPVKLYRFEVLRYY, from the coding sequence ATGAACAGTCCACATGTCATGCTTGCGATGAGCGCGATAGATAGTTATCTGCACGAAGGCAGCTTGCCGGGTGTGCCAGCAGACATTCCAAATGAACTGCTTACGACCCGTGCGGGTGCATTCGTATGTCTCAAGTGCGACGGCCAGCTCCGAGGCTGCATCGGAACGATAGAACCTGTGATGGACAGCCTGGCTCTTGAGATTATGGAGAACGCGGTCAGCGCTGCGACACGTGACCCGAGGTTCATGCCTGTCGAACTGAGAGAGCTTGACGGCATAGACTGCAGTGTGGACGTGCTCAGCCCGTCAGAGCCGGTTCATGATCTCATTGAACTTGATCCAAAGAGATACGGAGTGATAGTCGAGAGTGAAGGACGGCGTGGTCTGCTGCTGCCTGACCTGGATGGAGTCGACACTGCGGAGCAACAGATAGACATTGCTCGTCGAAAAGCATACATACACAGCCATGAACCGGTCAAGCTCTACCGTTTTGAAGTGCTGCGGTATTACTAA